TTTGAGGAGTGCCTCAAAGGCTGGGTGGCACAACAGCACATCAGGCTAGGGAGCCTGTGGGAAGTGAAACACAGGAACTTCCTCCTGGAGGTGAAAGTAGAAGGCATGGGGTGGGACCGTGCTGGGCTTTTGgtggcagagcctggcccaAGCAAGCAGGGGAAGTGATGTCCCTTGCCAAAaaacctgctgctttagttaaAGAGTGTAGGGCAGGTGGCCCTGAAGCCATAAGGAccccttcctttcttcccccaGTTAAACAGCTTGAGCATTGCCATAGAGCCaagccccagctccaggaggtAAGTTGTGTTTCTTGCAGGCTGAGCACCATGAAAACCAGCCCTGGCCCACAGCACCAAGAGGATACATCCATCAGGTTGACCATGTTGCGGCAGGAGTCCAGGCTGAACCCATCTGTTTTCAGATCTTTGtctgaggagaaaggaggaggcttAGCACATGCATCCAAACCCAACCTGCCAAGCaacctgggctgcagggagcagggggtgGGAAGAGTAGTGCTTACGTCTGGAGATGACTCTGTTCAGAATAGTCCGAAGCTCAAAGACGCTGATTTCCATGTCCTGGAGCAGAAGCAGAGTTAGGATCACCCCTTGCCTGCTCTCCACCCCACTTGTGGCCATTGTCTCCCTCTGCCTAAACATCTCTGCCTTAGTCACAGTCACAAAACATGAGGATGCCATTACAGTTCTTGTACACTCAGAAGAGTTTTGGTAACAGCTGGATGCTCTTCCCCAGATCTGCCTCTGTCATCACACCATCCCTGCgggcagctgggctgagccacagcaaagatGGACTTGTCTGCAGGATGGGGCTGAGTGAGCGTGGGGTGGGCTGGAACTGCCACGGCCAGGGGTTCagtcctgtcccctcccctccccagaaGGCTTTCCAGAGCTTGGTGCAGCCATACCCACCTCCCCTGCCAGCTGTTGGAACATGTTCTTGAAGCTGTCCTCTATGTCATCCTCAGTTATTTCCTCCTGGGGTGATGCAAACCAGAAAGAAGAGGTTAGTGTTCAAAcccaggctctgccctgccttccAGGCTCAATAAACGCCAACTGGAAAGGAAGCTCTTCTTTGTTTTTATCATCTTTGTTAATTCCCACACCCCCACCACCCCAGCCttgccagcccctctccagccacaTTGACATCCCAGACTCAGGCAGCCACCCCCgcctgcagctctccctcccAAGGAGCCTCAGCACTAGCCCATCCAAAGTGGCGGCTCCTACCTCATCTGCCAGATCTGCCGAGATCTCCTCATCCAGCTCCCTGGGGCAGAAAGGGGAAAACATGGTGATGAGCAGGATCCCCAGCCAGCAGGCTGCCTGCAGTGGTGACATCCCACAGCTCACAGCCACGGGCTGTCCCCCCAGGCCAGGACTCACGCCGTGTCCGACTGCTTCTCGGTGAAGACGCGCAGGACGAAGTCGGCCTCCTTGTGTGGCTCGAAGGTGGAGGGCACAACGATGTACTCACCGGGGGGCAGCCGGATCTGGTTGCTCACCTCCCGCAGGTTGATGAAGGTCTCAGAGCGTGCCCGCGACTGGTTTCGCAGGAAGAAGTCCTTCTTCAAGTGCACGTTCTGCATGCCCTGGGCCTGGGGGAAGGAATGTGCTTGTGGACCACAATGggaagcatccacagggagtgGCGGGACCAGCGCCAGCTCCATCAGGTaggacagccctgccctgcccatccAGTAGGAgccatccctccctcccacatGGAGATGCCCAGCTCCCACTGGCACACTAGCCACAGCCAGTGCTGTGGGAGCTCCCATGCCACTGGATGCATCAACCCATTTTTGCCCAGTCTTGTGCTTTCCACCAAGATGGGGTAGGCTCTGACAGCTCAGGACGTACCTCCTCAGGAACCTGCAGAtaggagggaaaagggggaaaaaatcagaatcCCAGTACCTGCCCCATCCTtacagctgcagggagcacaggaTGGGGGACATTAGCCCACAGCTGGCCAAAGCTGGTGGAAAGGATTTTCTTGAGGGCTGGGATTGAGGTGGgactggcagggctgagcctgacCGAGGAAGAAGCGTTGGGGCAGGCAGGGGTTACCTCATAGACAGCAAAGCCGATGGTGTGCATGTCACCTCCcacccgccgctcccgccgccggtGCTTCTGCATCAGAGCCACCAGGAAGCTGCAGGCCACCTCATCGTCCCCAGGGTCATCATCTTCTTCCAGCAACTTGATCTTAAACTGGGGGTTGATCCAGAATGTGGCTGGGAGCAAGGGGATGTATGGATGAGACACCTGGTTTCGTCAcgctgccaggagcagaggtgtGGAGGGCAGAGGTACCTGGGTGATTCCTGCAGCCCCCGGCAGTGCTCCCCCGGCGCCACGTGCCCTCAAACACCTGTGTGTGCCATCTGCTGAGCTCGTCCTTGGTGAGGGCATCAGGGGTCAGGTTGCAGATCTCGAGCCTGGAGAACTCCCTCATGAAGTCCCGGAAAGACATCCTGTGGGAGGcaagcaggggctgaggccagggcactgctgtggggagggaggagagcacAAGTAGCTCTGGACCCAGCTAACATTTCAGGAGAATTAAATGACAGTAAAATCTTTTACCCTAAACAGTTATAACTTATTTAAAGCTTCGTGCGGGGTTTGGGTACGAAGGGATGTTTACTCTTCCTAGatgtttattttgcatttaGTTGACCTGAATTTTCTTCAAGGGAGGAAAATTATTAACTAGATCAGATGAGAAAATGCTGGCAAGCTCTCCAGTGCTGGGAAGCCAGCTCATAAAGGCAGGTCAACGCTTCAGGTGAAGCATGACTGCAGGATCTCTTGCCGgctcctctgctccttcccagaCCGGCTGCTCAAACAGAGCAGCACTTCGCCCCAGCACTCACCAGAACTCTCCATCCTCcatcttcagctgcagctcttccctctcGTCAGGGTCAATGTTGTTCCACTCAGAGGAACTGGAATAGCAGGAGAGACACAATTAGATAAGGACTCCTGAGAGCAATTTAGAGCTGGCCCTCAACTCTTTTTCTGATGTGAAGGGCTCTGCACGCTGTGAGCTTCCCCTCAGCACTGCCCCGTGCTTGactgctgtgtgtgcagtgcTTGCTGGCCTGACAGAGCGAGACTGCCATCCCTTCTGTCCTGCTTACCCatcactccaggctccagtccACTCCACCTGACCCCAGGGGTTCCTGATGCGGATGAGTTGTTCCTGCTGACCCCGGTAGTTCACCTGCCAGACACCAGACACAGGAGGTGGAGCACATGCCACTGGCCAGGCTGCTATTGCTATTAAAGTCTAATCTAGGTGACTCACATCTCTGAAGGCTGTGACAGAATAGGCGTGGCCCTTCACCAACTTCTTGAAGGTCACTGCTTCCATATCAAAGGCGCTTGTGATCTGAGGAGAATGTGTAATACTTAAGTAAATAGGACTAAATTCATGTAGTCTTATCCCTACTCCTTCCCTCCACTGTGTGAATTCTCCTTGCTTTGCACTGCTCCAGCCAAGAGAAGtagcaggcagcagctcccaccagtGCTCAAAGACTGCTGGTTGTGGACAATTTAAAGACAGTTTCCTTAGCAGAGGATCCCGAAGATCCATCAAAGAACCACCCAAACTTTAGAATTTAAAAACCCCACTCCAGGCAATTTGCTGATGCAAAACATGGCCAGAGTTATAGGCCTGCACTTGAGATGAACAATCCCGCTCCATCCAAAGGAGCCACGTGTTGTGCCACAGGGCTGCCACACTGGCTCTGGAAAGGGTGCTGTGGTAAGAGGGCACAGAAGTAGCCTTCCACCCTGCGTGCCAGTGAGGGGACTGCTGATACAGCCTTGGCTCTGTGAGGCCTCGCtttgggcagcgctgcggcagagccccggctcctcccggcaCATCACTTACATCAGCTCATCCCAGCACATCACTTACATCAGCTCATCCCAGCACGTCACTTACGTCGAtggagcagcccagcagggagccCCTCTCCAGCGCCTTGCGGATGATGTGGGCCATGTTGCGTGGCGGCCGCTTCAGGTCGTACATCTCTGCCACGCCGCCCGTGAAGTCCTCGAAGCCCTCGGTGGTGCTGCCCCCCGAGAGCGACTCGTAGCAGCCGTTCAGCCTGAGGGGCGTGTGGGGGGACAAGGGTAGggcgctgcagctgccctgccaCCCAGCACAAGAGGAGactcccttccctccacctGCACAGGCCCTACCCCATACGTGCCCACCCACGTGCCCGCCACGGGGATACCCACTTGGCATAGGCCTTCTCCAGCAGAGCACTCCAGAACTCGGTGCACTCCGCCGAGTGGACAAACAGAAGTTCCCCATCCTTGGTGGGCAGCTGGTCGTCCACCACCACGTCCACCCACTCACCGAACTGCCAGATCTGGGGGGTGAGGAGGGAGTGGGGTGAGCTCAGAGCATCACATGGCATCATCCCTACCCCAGAGGGATGGCCTCCACCCACCACCCTTGCTTCTGCCACAGCCCACCAGCTCTTGAGGGCCAAAAGCTCCCGGCCCACCTGGAAGTGAAAGATGCCAGCATAGTCCTCCTGGAAGCTCTGTCCATGGGGCACCACACGGTGCAGGAGCTCCTCGTTGAGCGTGAGGGAGCCAAtggcagccagcagccagcagtcacctggggaaggagaggaagctGGTATGAGTGCCCATCACCTCCCTAGCTGGGAGGGTAGGTGATGGATGTTTAGGAGCCCATGGTGTGCTCTCCTTGCAAATATTTGGGGCTACCCAGCTCATAAAGTCCATGGAAAAACCAGAGAAGGTCCAGCAAGCAGCACTCAGGAATCCAGGCTTGCTCAGCCTGCCCACAGAGAGAAGTAATAGCTCAAGGCAACAGGGAACTTTCCTCCCTTACCTGGAGCCTGTGTCCAGACCACCACACACAGTCAGCACCAACAGCCCCCTCCTGCAGCCATTTTTCTGGACCCTCCTGGAACTCATTCATATGACTGCCCTCCATATCACAGACAGCAAgttctgcagcttttttttgGAATTACACTTTGAAGGATAAAAGCCACTTTAGCAATGCCACCGCACTTTTCCTTCTGAGTGATCTTAACCACAAGTGCTGCTCCAGGCCAGAACTGTGCTTTAAATTCTTTGACTTGATTCTCTTTTTGCCTTTGAAGCCTTTCACACCTTAGCCTTGAGCCCGGATAATCTGTAACTGAGCTGTGGTTTGACAAAATGCCATTTCCAAGTTTTTAATGACCAAGTGAACTCTACCACAGTGCTTTGGGCTGTTATGCACTCTAGTTGCCACCTCAAGTTTGTCCTAATTACTGGATATATTAAATGCAGTCAGCCCTGAAAACAGCATGCTAAATGTGCTAAGGTAGACAGTACTCCCAATCAAGTGCCCTACTTGCTCCCAATCAGGACAACACTGTCTGTGGTACCAAGATCTGGTTCTGATGACCACAAAATTCCAGTTGTGGTTCAGCTCTGCTAGCCTACCCAGCCCATTAATACATCTTTCCTTGCCTCAGTGCCCTCACCTTGGGAGACACCTCTGGAGAAAAGACAAATCACCACTCGTACACCTCTCGAAACCCTTCTGCCACACTGCATTTGTTCACAAGCATTTTGTCACCACCACCACCTCAGTTTGTTTTTGTCATGCAGCTGCCATCCCTCACCATTTACCAAAGCAGGGAGCTCtttggagcagctcctggcattGTTGTCAGCATGTGTGAGGCATGGATGCACCCAGAATCTCCACTGATCTCAGCATGGCCAAGCTGTGCACACATCCACTCATTTTTGTGGAGCTTTAACCTAGAACTACCAGGAGGCACAGGATGCCCCCTGACTTGCAGTTTCCACCTCACTGAATGGAAAGGGCCACCCAACCCTCCCCAGTTACTAAAGCCTGGATGAAAGTCCAGGGACAAAGCTTCAACActcacccagagccccctggCAGATGTCTGTCCGGGTGGCACCGCCAACGATGAACTGAGGGTCATCCACTAATTCCTGCAGAAGGACAGAATCAGATCCTGCTGCTGCAtcttggcagggctggcacccacTGCAGCTCTGACTCGAGAGAAATGGTCCCTGTGAGATGTACCCCACCTGCCCTCTGCTAGGGAAGGCTGCTTGACTGCAACCCCAAGGCCATCACGGTAAGGCAAGGCAAGATCTGCTGTATCCATGGGAGGACAAGGCTGGATGGCATTCCCCTTGCCCCCATGACACCAGGGGATATGCCCTCTCAAAAGCCCCAGCTACTGAGGGTGACACACCCATGCCATGACACCCAGGAGCAAGAACACAACCCACCTGTTTGGAAGCCCACAGTCTGCtgcccagaggaagcagtgccTGCTAGACACGATGCTCTTCTGAGCAGACACTCGTGGGGAACGGCCCTGGGCCCTCGGGAAAGTGGCTCTGCAGCACTCCAGGGACTTGGAGCACTGAGGGGTGCCAGCAAGGGCCagtctgcagctcagcacacgTCAGTGCAGACGTGCAGGGCAGGGACGCCAGCCCAGCCTGAGGAGAAGCAAGCCCAGCACTTACCGACGGACGCTTCCACTCCACTCCCCGTGTCTTGCTGGAGTGTGGCCCCAGCTCCTTGAATCCAAGGGCAGTCGGGCCAGCTGGGAATTGGGGATCCCTGAAGAGGGTGCCACTCTCAATGCACTGCTGCTTGAGGGCCTCGTAGTCCTGGTTGAGGTACTTGATGGCGTTGTTGTGCTGGCCGAGCCCCTCGGCTCTCAGGCGGTCTCTCTGCACGCGAGCAGCCATCCCGCCAAAGGGCATCATAGCTCGGCACCAGCACCGCTACCTCGCGCTCCACTCCCTGCAACACAGCAGGCACGGCCACGCTGAGGCAGGGCCCGCTaccttgctcttccctgggGATGTCAGCCatcacacagagccaggcttgGAGGCTGAATCTGCAATTCCCCACCACCCCCACAGCAGGGACCTTCTCCAGCAGCAATGGCCTGGCACAGTGAGcccagtgacaccagagcaCCCCAGGGTGGGCACACACACCAGGAGAACCTCCCAgaccccatccccagcagcagccccgttCTGAGCCCTgtcctccagcctggccttcgCAGCCCTGCTGTCTTTAGGGGACACCAAGGGGACAAAGCAGCATT
The genomic region above belongs to Passer domesticus isolate bPasDom1 chromosome 3, bPasDom1.hap1, whole genome shotgun sequence and contains:
- the CAPN11 gene encoding calpain-11, encoding MMPFGGMAARVQRDRLRAEGLGQHNNAIKYLNQDYEALKQQCIESGTLFRDPQFPAGPTALGFKELGPHSSKTRGVEWKRPSELVDDPQFIVGGATRTDICQGALGDCWLLAAIGSLTLNEELLHRVVPHGQSFQEDYAGIFHFQIWQFGEWVDVVVDDQLPTKDGELLFVHSAECTEFWSALLEKAYAKLNGCYESLSGGSTTEGFEDFTGGVAEMYDLKRPPRNMAHIIRKALERGSLLGCSIDITSAFDMEAVTFKKLVKGHAYSVTAFRDVNYRGQQEQLIRIRNPWGQVEWTGAWSDGSSEWNNIDPDEREELQLKMEDGEFWMSFRDFMREFSRLEICNLTPDALTKDELSRWHTQVFEGTWRRGSTAGGCRNHPATFWINPQFKIKLLEEDDDPGDDEVACSFLVALMQKHRRRERRVGGDMHTIGFAVYEVPEEAQGMQNVHLKKDFFLRNQSRARSETFINLREVSNQIRLPPGEYIVVPSTFEPHKEADFVLRVFTEKQSDTAELDEEISADLADEEEITEDDIEDSFKNMFQQLAGEDMEISVFELRTILNRVISRHKDLKTDGFSLDSCRNMVNLMDKDGSARLGLVEFQILWNKIRSWLTIFRQYDLDKSGTMSSYEMRMALESAGFKLNNKLHQVVVARYADSDMGVDFDNFVCCLLKLETMFRFFRSMDPEGTGTAVMNLSEWLLLTMCG